A stretch of Hymenobacter psoromatis DNA encodes these proteins:
- a CDS encoding SIR2 family protein — protein MTQDQASFIRKFVEHLFEGDTAIFAGAGFSVPAGYVNWSELLRDIADELRLDIDQETDLITVAQYHHTQRGRHAINHKIVAEFSEEARESENHRILTRLPISTIWTTNYDRVIEDTYSKNKKRPDVKYRNDHFSVNKSRRDVIVYKMHGDVEDADNAVITKYDYQNYNVTHQPFITALSGDLVTKTFLFLGFSFTDPNLDYILSRVRRDYGPNTKNHYCIFKRVKLGDKGSETEKQFTYNTIKQELLLEELRRSYRIFAVLIDDYPEITVMLAEIETQYKQRTIFISGSAATYAPHTPEQGVGFTHNLAKSLIQKNYTVVNGFGLGIGSAVINGALEAIYDEPTKYSEDQLVLRPFPQFATGEKTLGDLWQEYRQKMISYAGIAIFIFGNKEVSGETVNAPGVLAEYDIAVSKGLFILPIGATGYQAKVIWDRVKESYNDHSATFLAELEKLQDETQPLDALLTTITKVLTLINKK, from the coding sequence ATGACACAGGACCAAGCTTCTTTTATAAGAAAATTCGTAGAGCACCTCTTTGAAGGAGATACCGCCATTTTCGCGGGAGCGGGCTTTTCGGTACCTGCTGGCTACGTCAACTGGAGTGAGCTGCTACGCGACATAGCTGATGAACTACGGCTGGACATTGACCAGGAAACCGACCTGATTACGGTGGCACAGTACCACCATACGCAGCGGGGTAGGCACGCGATAAACCATAAGATAGTAGCTGAATTCTCTGAGGAGGCGCGAGAAAGTGAAAACCACCGCATCCTCACGCGCCTACCAATCAGCACTATATGGACTACCAACTACGACCGCGTTATTGAGGATACCTATTCAAAAAACAAAAAGCGCCCCGACGTAAAGTACCGCAACGACCATTTCAGTGTAAACAAATCGAGGCGAGACGTCATCGTTTACAAGATGCATGGTGATGTGGAGGATGCCGATAATGCTGTCATCACTAAGTACGATTATCAGAACTACAACGTGACACATCAGCCATTTATCACGGCTCTTAGTGGCGACTTGGTTACTAAAACATTCCTTTTCCTAGGTTTTAGTTTCACTGACCCCAACCTAGACTACATTCTAAGCCGGGTTCGGCGTGATTACGGACCAAATACTAAAAACCATTACTGTATTTTCAAACGCGTAAAGCTTGGCGACAAAGGTTCAGAAACCGAAAAGCAGTTTACCTACAACACTATTAAGCAAGAGCTTCTGCTAGAAGAGCTCCGTAGAAGCTACCGTATTTTCGCCGTACTCATAGACGATTATCCGGAGATAACTGTGATGCTTGCTGAAATTGAAACCCAGTACAAACAGAGAACGATTTTTATTTCTGGTAGTGCCGCCACGTATGCCCCGCATACCCCAGAGCAGGGAGTAGGCTTCACACACAATCTTGCAAAATCCCTCATCCAGAAAAATTACACCGTCGTCAATGGTTTCGGCTTAGGCATTGGTAGCGCCGTTATCAATGGGGCGCTGGAAGCCATTTACGACGAGCCCACCAAGTACTCAGAAGACCAGCTCGTCCTGCGGCCGTTTCCCCAATTTGCCACTGGCGAAAAGACCCTTGGCGACCTATGGCAGGAGTATCGGCAGAAGATGATAAGCTACGCTGGCATCGCCATTTTTATCTTCGGCAACAAGGAAGTGAGTGGTGAGACTGTGAACGCACCTGGTGTATTGGCTGAATATGATATTGCCGTTAGCAAAGGGCTTTTTATCCTCCCCATCGGGGCTACTGGCTATCAAGCCAAAGTTATTTGGGATAGAGTAAAGGAGAGCTACAATGACCATTCTGCTACATTTTTAGCCGAGCTTGAAAAACTTCAAGATGAAACCCAGCCGCTCGACGCCCTCTTAACTACCATCACCAAAGTACTCACCCTCATAAATAAAAAGTAG
- a CDS encoding DEAD/DEAH box helicase family protein, which yields MLTPEQHARQLIDAQLTAAGWVVQDYKQLNLGAGAGIAVREYPTASGPADYALLIDRRLVGIVEAKKEGTSLTAVAEQTARYQASATKHAPRVADELPFGYEANGQEIRFADARDPEPRSRPVFGFHRPETLRDWTRQIGTLRARLRTLPAVHTAGLRDCQIEALRNLDVSFKDDRPRALIQMATGSGKTFTAVSFVYRLIKFAGAKRVLFLVDRGNLGRQTLQEFQQYTAPDDGRKFTELYNVQHLTSNQLDTVSKVTITTIQRLYSMLRGEAEYDAGNEERSGFELNTDAPQRPREVAYNPAVPPEAYDFVVIDECHRSIYNVWQQVLEYFDAHLIGLTATPAKQTFGFFNQNLVMEYSHERAVVDGVNVGSDVFRIQTEITARGARIEKGSAVKLMERQTRKRRWETLDDDLVYSATQLDRSVTAPDQIRTVLAEWKALLFTELFPGRSIVPKTLIFAKSDHHADEIVELVRELFGKGNDFCKKITYGAEENADTLIRKFRNEYNPRVAVTVDMISTGTDIKPLECLIFLRDVRSRVYFDQMKGRGTRVINTSDLMALNPGTEPGAEAKTRFVLVDAVGVTDSVKKDTESVERVPGGLGFERLLHAVALGNHEPAQLRSLATRLARLDRQLTPDDRAAVAAQTQGTATVQQLAARLYDAVDPVRQEAEALRLATAEAHAAGQPAPGEPGAALTEPTDAHWQQAVQALTARAVHLFDDPALRTLLAKVHAQHDLVIDLVSKDQVLSAGYESQTSPEAAQAALAQARIDKFQAFIAAHKDEITALQLLHNQPYARRAVTFAQIRELALALRLDNPQLTPESLWAAYEQLEKARVRGAGPRTLLTNLISLVRFALHQTDTLTAYPLTVDERFGAWLAQAQQAGRAFTAEQQRWLGMMKEKVATSLSVEAEDFTLPPFVDQGGYARARQVFGADLQAIVDELNEALAA from the coding sequence ATGCTTACCCCCGAACAACACGCCCGCCAGCTTATCGATGCGCAACTCACTGCTGCCGGCTGGGTAGTGCAGGACTACAAGCAGCTGAACCTGGGCGCGGGTGCCGGCATCGCGGTGCGCGAATATCCCACGGCCTCCGGGCCAGCCGACTACGCGCTGCTCATCGACCGCCGGCTGGTGGGGATTGTGGAAGCCAAGAAGGAAGGCACCTCGCTCACGGCTGTGGCCGAGCAGACGGCCCGCTACCAGGCCAGCGCTACTAAGCACGCGCCCCGCGTGGCCGACGAGTTACCCTTTGGCTACGAGGCCAACGGGCAGGAAATCCGCTTTGCCGACGCGCGCGACCCGGAGCCGCGCTCGCGGCCGGTGTTCGGCTTTCACCGGCCCGAGACGCTGCGCGACTGGACCCGGCAGATTGGCACGCTGCGGGCGCGGCTGCGCACCCTGCCGGCCGTGCACACGGCCGGGCTGCGCGACTGTCAGATTGAAGCTCTTCGCAACCTCGACGTGAGTTTCAAGGACGACCGGCCGCGGGCGCTGATTCAGATGGCCACGGGCTCGGGTAAGACTTTTACGGCGGTGTCGTTCGTGTACCGGCTCATCAAGTTTGCGGGGGCCAAGCGGGTGCTGTTTCTGGTGGACCGGGGCAACCTGGGGCGGCAGACGTTGCAGGAATTTCAGCAGTACACGGCCCCTGATGATGGACGCAAGTTTACGGAGCTCTATAACGTGCAGCACCTGACTTCCAACCAGCTTGACACGGTGAGCAAGGTGACCATTACCACCATCCAGCGGCTGTATTCGATGCTGCGGGGCGAGGCGGAGTACGATGCGGGCAACGAGGAGCGGTCGGGCTTTGAGCTGAATACCGACGCGCCGCAGCGGCCCCGCGAGGTGGCCTACAACCCGGCCGTGCCACCCGAGGCCTACGACTTCGTGGTGATTGACGAGTGCCACCGCTCCATCTACAACGTGTGGCAGCAGGTGCTGGAGTACTTCGATGCCCACCTCATCGGCCTCACGGCCACGCCGGCCAAGCAAACCTTTGGCTTCTTCAACCAGAACCTGGTGATGGAGTACAGCCACGAGCGGGCCGTGGTGGACGGCGTGAACGTGGGCTCCGACGTGTTTCGTATCCAGACCGAAATCACGGCGCGCGGGGCCCGCATCGAGAAGGGCAGCGCCGTGAAGCTAATGGAGCGCCAGACCCGCAAGCGCCGCTGGGAAACCCTCGACGACGACCTCGTGTACTCCGCTACCCAGCTCGACCGCTCGGTAACGGCCCCCGACCAGATTCGGACGGTGCTGGCCGAGTGGAAGGCCCTCCTGTTTACGGAGCTGTTTCCGGGCCGCAGCATCGTGCCCAAAACCCTCATTTTTGCCAAGAGCGACCACCACGCCGACGAGATTGTGGAGCTGGTGCGCGAGCTCTTTGGCAAGGGCAACGACTTCTGCAAAAAGATTACCTACGGGGCCGAGGAAAACGCCGATACGCTCATCCGCAAGTTTCGCAACGAGTACAACCCGCGCGTGGCCGTGACGGTGGACATGATTTCGACCGGCACCGACATCAAGCCCCTGGAGTGCCTCATTTTTCTGCGCGACGTGCGCAGCCGGGTGTATTTCGACCAGATGAAGGGGCGCGGCACCCGCGTCATCAACACCTCCGATTTGATGGCCCTGAACCCCGGCACCGAGCCGGGGGCCGAGGCCAAAACCCGCTTCGTGCTGGTGGACGCCGTGGGCGTGACCGACTCGGTGAAGAAGGACACCGAGAGCGTAGAGCGCGTGCCCGGCGGCCTGGGCTTCGAGCGGCTGCTGCACGCCGTGGCCCTGGGCAACCACGAGCCCGCCCAGCTGCGCAGCCTGGCCACCCGCCTGGCCCGCCTCGACCGCCAGCTCACGCCCGACGACCGCGCCGCCGTGGCGGCCCAGACCCAGGGCACGGCCACCGTGCAGCAGCTCGCCGCCCGCCTCTACGATGCTGTGGACCCCGTGCGCCAGGAAGCCGAGGCCCTGCGCCTGGCCACCGCCGAAGCCCACGCCGCCGGCCAGCCCGCCCCCGGCGAGCCGGGCGCGGCCCTCACCGAGCCGACCGACGCCCACTGGCAGCAGGCCGTGCAGGCCCTCACCGCGCGGGCCGTGCACCTCTTCGACGACCCGGCCCTGCGCACGCTGCTGGCCAAGGTGCACGCCCAGCACGACCTCGTGATTGACCTGGTGAGCAAAGACCAGGTGCTGAGCGCCGGCTACGAAAGCCAGACCTCGCCCGAGGCCGCGCAGGCGGCCCTGGCCCAGGCGCGCATCGACAAGTTTCAGGCGTTTATTGCGGCGCACAAGGACGAAATCACGGCCTTGCAGCTGCTGCACAACCAGCCCTACGCCCGCCGGGCCGTCACCTTCGCCCAGATTCGGGAGCTGGCCCTGGCCCTGCGCCTCGACAACCCCCAGCTGACACCCGAAAGCCTCTGGGCCGCCTACGAGCAGCTCGAAAAGGCGCGGGTGCGCGGGGCCGGCCCCCGCACGCTGCTCACCAACCTCATCAGCCTGGTGCGCTTCGCCCTGCACCAGACCGACACGCTCACCGCCTACCCCCTCACCGTGGACGAGCGGTTTGGGGCCTGGCTCGCCCAGGCGCAGCAGGCCGGCCGCGCCTTTACCGCCGAGCAGCAGCGCTGGCTGGGCATGATGAAGGAGAAGGTGGCCACCTCCCTGAGCGTGGAGGCCGAAGACTTCACCCTACCCCCCTTCGTGGACCAGGGCGGCTACGCCCGCGCCCGCCAGGTGTTCGGGGCTGATTTGCAGGCTATTGTGGATGAATTGAACGAGGCACTGGCCGCGTAA
- a CDS encoding TIR domain-containing protein encodes MGVIIFAHSERIGQPLIQLDSVLMPLFTEELLRARAQQDIQSTSKLFSRNIIKGFINESINEQLKDTKIYDIFLSHSTGDSEQIWGLKRELEDLNYSVYIDWIDDAQLDRSNVNKDTADTLRKRMKSCKSLFYAYSVNAAKSKWMPWELGYFDGLKEKAAVLPIRANNIGNSDAYSGSEYLSLYPYISMDNSLQGMPTLWVHENQKSFIDYDSWVRHNKKPIQRLLQR; translated from the coding sequence TTGGGAGTTATCATTTTCGCACATTCCGAAAGAATAGGTCAACCATTAATTCAGTTAGATAGCGTACTGATGCCTCTTTTTACCGAAGAACTACTACGTGCTCGGGCTCAGCAAGATATACAATCAACCTCTAAGCTGTTTTCACGTAATATCATAAAGGGATTTATCAATGAGTCTATCAATGAGCAGCTCAAGGATACGAAGATCTATGACATCTTTCTATCTCACAGTACGGGAGACAGCGAACAGATTTGGGGGCTTAAGCGCGAGTTGGAAGATTTAAACTACAGCGTTTACATCGATTGGATTGATGATGCACAGCTCGACAGAAGCAACGTCAATAAAGACACGGCCGATACCTTGCGAAAACGCATGAAATCGTGCAAATCGCTTTTTTATGCCTACTCAGTCAATGCTGCAAAATCCAAGTGGATGCCTTGGGAATTAGGCTACTTCGATGGCCTCAAGGAAAAGGCGGCTGTGTTGCCCATTCGCGCCAATAATATCGGTAACAGTGATGCGTACTCAGGCAGTGAATACTTAAGCTTATACCCCTACATATCAATGGACAATAGTCTACAGGGTATGCCGACTTTGTGGGTTCACGAGAATCAGAAAAGCTTTATAGACTACGATTCTTGGGTTAGACACAATAAGAAACCAATTCAACGCCTCCTTCAAAGATGA
- a CDS encoding TIR domain-containing protein, with translation MARRVFFSFHYKRDSHRVAQIHECNTISDHFEKTPFLKGSEWESIERQGDKAIQNWIDNQMKGCGVVVVLVGLETANRRWVKYEVAKAHQEDRGIVCINMAGMKNLLSQTDSAGPSPLQTVVDSNGRSLASLGKYKTYSWLGDLGRNNVDKWIEEAAVNAGR, from the coding sequence ATGGCACGCCGCGTTTTTTTCAGTTTCCACTACAAACGCGACTCTCATAGAGTCGCGCAGATTCATGAATGTAACACAATTTCCGACCACTTCGAGAAAACCCCTTTTTTGAAAGGTTCCGAGTGGGAATCCATTGAGCGGCAAGGTGACAAAGCAATCCAAAATTGGATTGATAACCAGATGAAGGGATGTGGTGTAGTGGTAGTACTCGTTGGTCTTGAAACGGCTAACCGCCGTTGGGTTAAATATGAAGTCGCTAAAGCCCATCAAGAAGATAGAGGCATTGTCTGTATCAATATGGCTGGCATGAAGAATTTGCTAAGCCAAACTGACTCAGCTGGACCTAGCCCGTTGCAGACAGTAGTTGACTCCAATGGCCGCTCCCTTGCCTCTCTCGGAAAGTATAAAACATACAGTTGGCTTGGCGATTTAGGCAGAAATAATGTAGACAAATGGATTGAGGAGGCGGCTGTAAATGCTGGTCGATAG